From Synoicihabitans lomoniglobus, the proteins below share one genomic window:
- a CDS encoding LuxR C-terminal-related transcriptional regulator — protein sequence MHDPTSQSNEDHPIIGRRLRAVVVEDEVMFRQMVGMAIARLPRYELVGEAANAAEASNLLINADPDVAVLDLGLPDESGIDLARRALGDAPNLRILAITARRDGTAVRAALDVGILGFVSKGESYDILLTALNQVASGLPFYSPSALTLLREGLTQSSDQLQLLTPRERDVVCESARGFSVKEISHRLGISENTVKTHRKNVLQKLDLHDVVALTHFALRHGLVTL from the coding sequence GTGCACGACCCCACGTCTCAGTCCAACGAAGACCACCCTATCATCGGCCGTCGGCTGCGCGCCGTCGTGGTTGAAGATGAGGTCATGTTCCGGCAAATGGTCGGCATGGCGATTGCAAGGCTTCCCCGCTATGAGCTCGTCGGTGAAGCAGCCAATGCGGCGGAAGCATCAAATCTGCTGATAAACGCCGATCCCGATGTCGCCGTGCTGGACTTGGGTCTGCCCGATGAATCAGGCATCGACCTGGCGCGGCGGGCGTTGGGCGACGCACCCAACTTACGCATTCTCGCAATCACCGCACGCCGGGATGGAACCGCCGTGCGCGCCGCGTTGGATGTCGGAATTCTCGGGTTTGTATCCAAAGGGGAAAGTTACGACATTCTGTTGACGGCGCTGAATCAGGTGGCCAGCGGTCTGCCTTTCTACTCTCCATCCGCCCTTACCCTACTGCGGGAAGGACTGACTCAATCATCCGATCAGCTCCAATTGCTCACACCACGCGAGCGTGATGTGGTGTGCGAATCCGCCCGGGGATTTTCGGTAAAGGAGATATCGCATCGTCTTGGAATTTCCGAAAATACCGTGAAGACCCACCGCAAAAACGTGCTCCAGAAACTCGATTTGCATGACGTGGTGGCGCTCACGCACTTCGCTTTGCGGCACGGGCTCGTCACTCTTTGA
- a CDS encoding glucose-1-phosphate adenylyltransferase, producing the protein MSSEKKVVAVVMGGGRGTRLHPLTTERCKPAVPLAAKYRLVDIPISNCINSSINRIFILTQFHTASLHRHIQNTYHFDPFGGGFVDILSAEQTDKTSDWYQGTADAVRRNLQHLRNEEHDYVLILSGDQLYRMDFSKIIAEHASTGADVTIAAMPIPVSKIEGLGLMGVDDDLQITKFAEKPKDPAVIDGLAMGQALEAKLGNTDPAEKRCLASMGIYVFNRKALDDALANDMTDFGKEVIPSLLGVKQLNAYAFEGYWEDIGTVRAFFETNLAITDALPPFDFFDESAPIYTRNRSLPPCKINNSAVKNAVLGDGCIIEDSTITRAVISSRSFVRSGCVLEDVVMMGSDSYESAADFERNAAASIPHFGLGHDCRIKGAIIDKNTRIGDRVVLSPHGKQDGVYQHGVVIRDGVLVVPKGVTIPHGFEL; encoded by the coding sequence ATGAGTTCTGAAAAAAAAGTAGTGGCTGTCGTCATGGGCGGCGGTCGCGGCACCCGTCTTCACCCCCTTACGACCGAGCGCTGCAAACCGGCGGTTCCGCTGGCAGCCAAGTATCGCTTGGTCGATATTCCGATCAGCAACTGTATCAATTCGAGCATTAATCGGATTTTCATTCTGACGCAGTTTCATACGGCCTCGCTGCACCGCCACATTCAGAACACCTACCACTTTGACCCCTTTGGGGGAGGTTTCGTGGACATTCTTTCCGCTGAGCAAACCGATAAAACCAGCGACTGGTATCAAGGCACGGCCGACGCGGTGCGGCGGAATTTGCAACACCTACGCAACGAGGAGCACGATTACGTTTTGATCCTTTCGGGCGATCAGCTGTATCGCATGGACTTTTCCAAAATCATAGCTGAGCACGCCTCCACCGGGGCCGACGTCACGATAGCCGCGATGCCGATTCCCGTCTCCAAGATCGAGGGACTGGGCCTGATGGGGGTTGATGACGATCTTCAGATCACCAAATTTGCGGAGAAGCCCAAGGATCCCGCGGTGATCGATGGTTTGGCGATGGGCCAGGCTCTCGAGGCAAAGCTGGGCAACACCGATCCTGCGGAAAAGCGCTGTTTGGCTTCGATGGGCATCTACGTGTTTAATCGCAAGGCGCTCGATGATGCGTTGGCCAATGACATGACCGATTTTGGCAAGGAAGTGATTCCCAGCCTGCTTGGCGTCAAGCAGCTCAACGCCTATGCATTTGAGGGCTATTGGGAGGACATCGGAACCGTGCGCGCCTTTTTTGAAACCAATCTGGCGATCACCGACGCGTTGCCCCCGTTCGATTTCTTTGATGAGAGCGCGCCCATTTACACGCGGAATCGTTCTCTGCCGCCGTGCAAAATCAACAACAGTGCGGTTAAAAACGCCGTGCTGGGCGACGGATGCATCATCGAGGATTCCACCATTACGCGCGCAGTGATTAGTTCCCGCTCGTTTGTGCGTTCCGGTTGTGTGCTGGAGGATGTCGTGATGATGGGCTCGGACAGCTATGAGTCCGCCGCTGATTTCGAACGCAATGCGGCCGCGAGCATTCCTCATTTCGGCCTCGGCCATGACTGCCGCATCAAAGGCGCTATCATCGACAAGAACACCCGTATCGGAGACCGCGTCGTTCTCTCGCCCCATGGCAAGCAGGATGGGGTCTACCAGCACGGCGTGGTGATTCGTGACGGCGTGTTGGTCGTGCCCAAGGGGGTGACGATTCCGCACGGCTTCGAGCTTTGA
- a CDS encoding PEP-CTERM sorting domain-containing protein produces MNTRTLTQSLGGVLLLAGLLPLQAQYVLPGGSDNEIGFSGSIADAGVTGYQGDEAGTVGHALNSQNAPSAIAYYYVAGRSDGPAPTSTPYAAAATTATGFTLFQDTLGTQGFSLADVTLHFGPASANYENTWNLGQDRNGLISATGASANGGGLLGVDHEWEGWSGSSVEDRYYSADSSEVFYYLAVNGIRIVDIGYADLFMRVDYGASTSGSDDTIQAYHTVTGVSITEDFFGPEYTIADAFVSEVNANGGGLQVIIDSVQTAVSGTFSYNGNFGSHFAIEGRLAAVELSAVPEPGTYAIWMGMFALTLVGGGRRRRSPLPAATGTVIPR; encoded by the coding sequence ATGAATACGCGCACCCTTACCCAATCGCTCGGCGGCGTTCTTCTGCTCGCTGGCTTGCTGCCTCTCCAGGCTCAATACGTTCTCCCTGGTGGATCCGACAATGAAATCGGATTCTCTGGTTCAATCGCCGACGCTGGCGTGACGGGATATCAGGGCGATGAAGCCGGCACCGTCGGCCATGCCTTGAACAGTCAAAACGCACCTAGCGCCATCGCCTACTACTATGTTGCAGGGCGTTCCGATGGGCCGGCCCCCACGTCGACTCCCTATGCCGCTGCGGCAACGACAGCCACCGGATTTACATTGTTTCAGGACACCTTGGGCACGCAGGGGTTTTCCCTGGCCGATGTCACGCTTCACTTCGGGCCGGCCAGCGCAAACTACGAGAACACGTGGAATTTAGGGCAGGACCGCAATGGTCTCATTTCAGCGACCGGGGCTTCGGCCAATGGCGGGGGGCTTTTGGGCGTTGATCACGAATGGGAAGGATGGAGCGGAAGCTCGGTAGAGGATCGTTATTATTCCGCCGATTCCTCCGAGGTTTTCTACTATCTCGCCGTGAATGGTATCCGTATCGTGGATATTGGATACGCGGATCTTTTCATGCGGGTCGACTATGGAGCTTCGACGAGCGGGTCGGATGACACCATCCAAGCTTATCACACCGTGACGGGAGTGAGTATTACGGAAGACTTTTTCGGACCGGAATACACCATTGCCGATGCGTTCGTCAGTGAGGTGAACGCAAACGGTGGTGGGCTTCAGGTGATCATCGACTCGGTGCAGACCGCCGTAAGCGGAACTTTCAGTTACAACGGCAATTTCGGAAGTCACTTCGCAATCGAGGGACGTCTCGCCGCAGTGGAATTGTCGGCGGTGCCGGAGCCGGGCACTTACGCCATCTGGATGGGCATGTTTGCGCTGACACTAGTTGGGGGAGGGCGCCGGCGTCGTTCGCCATTGCCGGCTGCTACCGGCACGGTTATTCCACGGTGA
- the glmS gene encoding glutamine--fructose-6-phosphate transaminase (isomerizing): protein MCGIVGYVGKSKAAPIILEGLKRLEYRGYDSAGVAVLEDDAFTVAKKRGRVDELTKSTRAQTLTGSCGIGHTRWATHGGVTDANAHPHVSSDGKIALIHNGVIENFAAIRKFLLSKDYSFKSETDTEVLCNLIAYHFAKEPESTTGGSRLLESVRRTLSHVEGTYGICVLCVDCPRELIAARQGSPLILGVGKKELVIASDVAALVSRTQNVVYLNDGELVAINDDEFEISTLDQADVSPVIDQVTWTIEDSELGENPHYMLKEIFEQPEALENAMRGRFSADGSTSVFGGLNISVQDLRGMGRLMICACGTALHAGMVTEYLVERFARLPVECDHASEFRYRNTPLFAKTLFFVFSQSGETIDTLAAMREAQRKGFQVLAINNGVGSTIAREANGGIYQHAGPEIGVASTKAFTSQLIIGAMLALHLGRIRDMSFRDGTEIVSALKGVPDLVRATLKQAAHIKAIAQKYAGFNDMLFLGRLELFPIALEGALKLKEISYIHAEAYPAAEMKHGPIALINEECPSVFLVPQNEIFNKVVSSMQEIKARGGPIIAITTSDAELPEGLADDVITIPACHEAVLPIVATIPLQLFSYYVAVERGCDVDKPRNLAKSVTVE from the coding sequence ATGTGTGGAATCGTCGGCTACGTGGGCAAATCAAAGGCCGCCCCCATTATTTTGGAAGGACTTAAACGCCTGGAATATCGTGGCTACGATTCTGCGGGTGTCGCCGTGCTCGAAGATGACGCATTCACCGTGGCAAAGAAACGCGGCCGGGTGGACGAGCTGACTAAAAGCACCCGCGCCCAAACATTGACGGGGTCCTGCGGGATCGGCCACACCCGCTGGGCCACGCATGGCGGTGTCACCGACGCGAACGCCCACCCTCACGTTTCCAGCGACGGAAAAATTGCGCTGATCCACAACGGTGTGATCGAAAACTTCGCGGCGATTCGGAAATTTCTGTTGTCGAAAGATTACTCGTTCAAATCGGAAACCGACACCGAGGTATTGTGTAATCTGATCGCCTACCATTTCGCCAAGGAGCCTGAATCGACGACCGGAGGTTCGCGCCTCTTGGAGAGCGTGCGCCGCACCTTGTCCCATGTGGAAGGCACCTACGGAATCTGCGTGCTCTGCGTCGACTGTCCTCGCGAGCTGATTGCGGCCCGCCAAGGGTCTCCGCTGATTCTCGGCGTCGGGAAAAAGGAGCTCGTCATCGCCTCCGACGTGGCCGCTCTGGTGAGTCGCACTCAAAACGTCGTTTATCTCAACGACGGTGAGCTCGTCGCCATCAACGATGACGAGTTTGAAATTTCCACTCTGGACCAAGCCGATGTCTCGCCGGTCATCGACCAGGTTACGTGGACGATTGAGGACTCGGAGCTCGGGGAGAACCCGCACTACATGCTCAAGGAGATTTTCGAGCAGCCCGAAGCCCTCGAAAATGCCATGCGCGGACGTTTCAGCGCGGATGGCTCCACCTCCGTATTCGGCGGACTCAATATTTCGGTGCAAGATTTGCGGGGTATGGGCCGACTCATGATATGTGCCTGTGGCACCGCGCTGCACGCTGGTATGGTCACTGAATATCTCGTGGAGCGGTTCGCCCGGCTGCCGGTCGAGTGCGACCACGCATCGGAATTTCGCTACCGCAATACCCCACTTTTTGCGAAGACCCTGTTCTTTGTCTTCAGTCAGTCTGGCGAAACCATCGACACCCTTGCCGCCATGCGTGAGGCCCAGCGCAAAGGTTTTCAAGTGCTGGCCATCAACAACGGTGTAGGGTCGACGATCGCCCGCGAGGCCAACGGCGGTATCTATCAACACGCCGGACCGGAAATCGGCGTGGCGTCCACCAAGGCATTCACCTCCCAACTGATTATTGGAGCCATGCTGGCGCTCCATTTGGGTCGCATCCGGGACATGAGTTTCCGGGACGGCACGGAAATCGTGTCCGCGCTAAAAGGTGTGCCCGACTTGGTGCGCGCCACCCTGAAGCAAGCTGCGCATATCAAAGCAATCGCGCAAAAATACGCCGGTTTTAACGACATGCTGTTCCTGGGACGATTGGAGCTGTTTCCGATCGCCTTGGAAGGGGCCCTCAAACTGAAAGAGATTTCCTACATCCACGCCGAAGCCTACCCCGCGGCAGAAATGAAGCACGGTCCGATCGCGCTGATCAACGAAGAGTGCCCGTCCGTTTTCCTGGTCCCCCAGAACGAGATTTTCAACAAGGTCGTCTCTTCCATGCAGGAGATCAAAGCCCGCGGCGGCCCGATCATCGCCATCACCACCTCCGATGCAGAGCTGCCTGAGGGTTTGGCCGACGATGTCATCACCATCCCCGCCTGTCACGAGGCGGTTTTGCCCATTGTCGCCACGATTCCGCTGCAACTCTTCAGCTATTACGTGGCGGTGGAGCGGGGCTGCGACGTCGACAAGCCCCGCAACCTCGCGAAGTCGGTCACCGTGGAATAA
- a CDS encoding N-acetylglucosamine-6-phosphate deacetylase has translation MKLTLPGLFDLHVNGFAGIDYNLPDIGGEQLIQSFDAMRATGVTQCLPTIITSSREHFAACARNLVRSSDPMIAGLHMEGPYISPSDGPRGAHPLVSVTAASIEDFKHRQDAAEGKIKLVTLAPEVPGAMDLIGYLVENNVVVGIGHSAANAACIRDAVTAGATLSTHLGNGCSTQMERHANVIWPQLSHDELAACLIVDGFHLPREVVRTMVKAKGLERTILVTDAVAAAAAPPGEYSIGHVPVQLNAARKVTQIGATNLAGSALTLDDAVTRTCAWCDLSLQVVWPLASLRPAAAIGLEPTGTVTIEWDASTYALTICQTET, from the coding sequence ATGAAATTGACGCTACCGGGGCTGTTCGACCTCCACGTCAACGGCTTTGCCGGTATTGACTACAACCTTCCCGACATCGGCGGGGAGCAACTGATCCAATCCTTCGACGCCATGCGGGCCACCGGCGTGACGCAGTGTCTTCCGACCATCATCACGTCATCGCGGGAGCACTTCGCCGCCTGCGCCCGCAATCTGGTGCGTTCCTCCGATCCCATGATCGCCGGTCTCCACATGGAGGGACCATATATTTCCCCGAGCGATGGCCCGCGCGGAGCGCATCCCCTCGTATCCGTCACGGCGGCGTCCATCGAAGATTTCAAACATCGCCAGGACGCGGCGGAGGGAAAAATCAAACTCGTCACGCTTGCTCCCGAAGTGCCGGGGGCGATGGACCTGATCGGCTATTTGGTTGAAAACAACGTGGTGGTGGGAATCGGTCACTCCGCCGCCAACGCGGCGTGTATTCGCGATGCCGTTACGGCGGGTGCCACGCTTTCCACTCATCTCGGCAACGGCTGTTCCACGCAGATGGAACGCCATGCCAACGTGATCTGGCCGCAGCTTTCCCACGACGAACTGGCCGCCTGCTTGATTGTCGATGGTTTCCATCTGCCACGCGAAGTGGTGCGCACGATGGTCAAAGCCAAGGGACTGGAACGCACTATTTTGGTCACCGACGCCGTGGCGGCGGCCGCAGCTCCACCCGGAGAATACTCCATCGGGCATGTTCCGGTGCAGTTGAATGCGGCCCGAAAAGTCACCCAGATCGGGGCGACCAATCTCGCGGGATCGGCCCTTACTCTCGATGACGCCGTGACCCGCACTTGCGCATGGTGCGACCTGAGCCTGCAGGTGGTCTGGCCATTGGCTTCCCTTCGACCAGCGGCGGCCATCGGACTGGAGCCGACCGGCACCGTTACGATCGAGTGGGATGCTTCCACTTACGCACTCACCATCTGTCAGACTGAAACCTGA
- a CDS encoding MFS transporter, which produces MSESTSKFKVRGLRWYIVVLLCLASELNYLDRQTLSVLAQTIQDELGITTMQYANITSAFLISYTVMYAVCGRLVDVLGSRWSFLIFVTGWSLSNMAHAFARTAAQFSVCRFFLGATEPASFPGGLRAVTEWFPLRERAVAVGIFNAGTAIGAGIAAPLVSWIALSWGWRWAFIVGGALGLVWVVIWAFCYRLPRQHPWLKEAELAHIESDGDRTEVEPKAVPIPTLLKDRRAWGCFAARMLTDPISYFFIFWTPKFLQQERGFDLSDIGKYGWIPFVALALGNLSGGAIPGLLMRHGWSLNRARKTTMFVASCVMPLALWAIISLPSATAAVGMISVAMFAHAAWANMTLPAEVFPKHVVGSVTGFAGMFGGIVGILSQQAIGWTVQNVSFTPVFVVSAFMHLAAFTLVSILIGKLGVIRAPGSPSPVVA; this is translated from the coding sequence ATGTCCGAATCCACCTCCAAGTTCAAAGTTCGCGGTCTGCGCTGGTATATCGTGGTGCTGCTGTGTCTCGCCTCGGAACTCAATTATCTGGATCGCCAGACGTTGTCGGTTCTCGCGCAAACCATCCAGGACGAGCTCGGCATCACCACGATGCAATATGCGAACATCACCTCGGCATTCTTAATCAGTTACACCGTGATGTATGCCGTCTGCGGACGGCTGGTGGATGTGCTGGGCAGCCGATGGTCGTTTTTGATTTTTGTGACCGGTTGGTCGCTCTCGAACATGGCGCATGCGTTCGCACGCACGGCTGCACAGTTTTCCGTCTGCCGGTTCTTTCTCGGCGCGACGGAACCCGCGAGTTTTCCCGGCGGTTTGCGCGCAGTCACCGAGTGGTTTCCACTGCGGGAACGAGCGGTGGCGGTGGGGATCTTCAACGCCGGCACTGCCATCGGCGCCGGCATTGCCGCGCCGTTGGTGTCATGGATCGCCCTGAGCTGGGGCTGGCGATGGGCTTTCATCGTGGGTGGCGCTCTCGGCCTCGTTTGGGTGGTAATATGGGCCTTTTGTTACCGACTCCCGCGCCAACACCCGTGGCTGAAGGAGGCGGAACTCGCTCACATCGAATCCGACGGCGATCGGACGGAGGTCGAACCCAAAGCGGTTCCTATCCCTACTCTGCTCAAGGATCGCCGCGCCTGGGGGTGTTTCGCCGCCCGCATGCTGACCGACCCCATTTCTTATTTCTTCATTTTTTGGACCCCCAAGTTTCTCCAACAGGAGCGCGGCTTCGACCTGTCGGACATTGGCAAATACGGTTGGATTCCGTTTGTCGCGCTCGCGCTGGGCAATCTATCCGGCGGCGCGATTCCGGGCTTGTTGATGCGCCATGGTTGGTCGCTCAACCGGGCTCGCAAAACGACCATGTTCGTGGCTTCGTGTGTCATGCCGCTGGCCCTGTGGGCCATCATTTCCCTGCCCAGCGCGACGGCCGCCGTCGGCATGATCAGCGTCGCGATGTTCGCTCACGCCGCCTGGGCCAACATGACATTGCCCGCCGAAGTGTTCCCCAAACATGTCGTGGGTTCCGTTACCGGGTTTGCCGGCATGTTCGGCGGGATCGTCGGTATCTTGTCGCAACAAGCGATCGGCTGGACCGTGCAAAACGTTTCATTCACTCCGGTCTTTGTCGTGAGTGCGTTCATGCACCTGGCCGCCTTCACACTCGTCTCGATCTTGATCGGCAAATTGGGTGTGATCCGCGCTCCCGGATCCCCATCCCCGGTGGTCGCTTAA
- a CDS encoding tetratricopeptide repeat-containing sensor histidine kinase: MVDAEQVRSRLRDSGQHGDVLGRLLVELSWRYRVATEFELATERAREAIDLGKQTGDAKLEADGYNALGGVNWRRGDFSLVWEHWLRALRLRESVDDQAGMAASYSNLGLLLDSEGDFPGALEYYHRALSIDREIGSPPLEIAATINNIGSVHEQLGEPEVALRHHEESLAIRLELGDRRAIGTSYNNLGASLVDMGRWEEARKMLHQALELREAIEDLPGQASTLGELAKLERLVGRVNVARDFAARGLTLYQKIEEPWGQADVSNQWGEIELAAGKPSEALSHFDEAKLYAEQIGAPLLLADQWDGRARAWEALSQWEDAVIALREHATLREKITGDSARRRIELLEIRHETQRKELEVGRLTAANQQAEGALRQVRFERRTMIGGLAALVVFLLALAVAYRWQHKVTAELSAAHHNLQELSAQKDRFLQIVAHDLRSPLGNIRWLSGLLREPQTTGEELVKTAGMIDQVAEQLIDTTDKLLDVSRIEAGSVELTLTKFDLSDLVSQTAARWTRIAEGKGQQLRWLSGGLSAVVHNDAGLVQQVLDNLISNAIKFTPINGEVSIGLEGANGSWCVRVTDSGPGIPDAAREHLFSQFSRVGNVPTAGEDSHGLGLAIASGLAEVLGGKLGLAKSTSNLKGACFEFCLPVETDRN; encoded by the coding sequence ATGGTTGATGCCGAACAGGTGCGGTCTCGTTTGCGAGACTCAGGGCAGCACGGGGATGTGCTGGGCCGGTTGTTGGTGGAACTGAGTTGGCGTTATCGAGTCGCTACGGAATTTGAATTGGCGACGGAAAGAGCCCGGGAAGCGATCGACTTAGGTAAGCAAACCGGTGACGCGAAGTTAGAGGCCGATGGCTACAATGCCCTGGGCGGGGTGAATTGGCGACGGGGTGATTTTAGTCTGGTCTGGGAGCACTGGCTGCGAGCGCTGCGCTTGCGGGAGTCCGTCGACGACCAAGCAGGCATGGCGGCCTCATACTCCAACCTCGGACTGTTGCTCGATTCCGAAGGGGATTTTCCCGGAGCATTGGAATATTATCACCGCGCGCTCTCTATTGACCGCGAAATTGGTAGTCCACCGTTGGAGATTGCGGCGACGATCAATAACATCGGATCAGTGCATGAGCAGCTGGGGGAACCCGAAGTCGCCCTCCGCCATCATGAAGAATCTCTGGCGATTCGACTGGAGCTCGGCGATCGCCGAGCCATAGGCACGAGTTACAACAATCTGGGGGCTTCTCTCGTCGATATGGGCCGATGGGAGGAGGCCCGGAAAATGTTGCATCAAGCTTTGGAGCTGCGTGAAGCCATCGAGGACCTACCCGGACAGGCCTCTACTTTAGGGGAGTTGGCCAAGTTGGAACGATTGGTGGGTCGGGTGAATGTTGCCCGCGATTTTGCTGCTCGTGGTTTGACGCTATATCAAAAAATCGAGGAGCCATGGGGGCAGGCGGACGTCTCCAATCAGTGGGGTGAAATCGAATTGGCTGCAGGGAAACCCTCGGAGGCATTGTCACATTTTGACGAGGCGAAGTTATACGCAGAACAAATCGGAGCCCCCCTTTTGCTGGCGGACCAGTGGGATGGACGTGCGCGGGCCTGGGAGGCTCTGTCGCAATGGGAAGATGCAGTGATTGCCTTGCGTGAACATGCAACCTTGCGTGAGAAAATCACCGGCGACTCAGCCCGACGTCGCATTGAATTACTCGAAATTCGCCATGAAACGCAGCGGAAGGAACTGGAAGTGGGGCGACTCACGGCAGCAAACCAGCAAGCTGAAGGAGCCTTGCGCCAAGTCCGTTTCGAGCGGCGGACCATGATCGGTGGGCTCGCCGCGTTGGTTGTCTTCCTGCTCGCGTTGGCAGTCGCGTATCGTTGGCAGCACAAGGTTACCGCCGAACTGAGTGCGGCCCACCATAATTTGCAGGAACTCTCGGCTCAAAAGGACCGTTTTCTTCAAATCGTCGCGCATGACCTGCGGAGTCCGCTCGGGAATATCCGTTGGCTCAGCGGCCTGTTGCGAGAGCCGCAGACGACAGGAGAAGAACTCGTTAAGACCGCTGGCATGATTGATCAAGTCGCGGAGCAATTGATCGACACTACGGACAAGCTACTCGATGTGAGTAGAATTGAAGCCGGATCAGTGGAGCTCACATTGACGAAATTTGATCTGAGCGACCTGGTATCGCAGACCGCAGCTCGATGGACCCGAATCGCCGAAGGGAAAGGGCAACAGTTGCGTTGGCTGTCGGGAGGGCTCTCCGCTGTGGTCCACAACGATGCGGGGTTGGTTCAGCAGGTGCTGGATAACCTGATTTCGAACGCCATCAAATTCACGCCGATCAATGGTGAAGTCTCGATCGGGCTTGAAGGCGCTAATGGCTCCTGGTGTGTGCGGGTGACCGACAGTGGTCCCGGTATTCCCGACGCGGCGCGTGAACATTTGTTCAGTCAGTTTAGTCGGGTCGGGAATGTGCCCACCGCCGGGGAAGACAGCCACGGTTTGGGGTTGGCCATCGCATCAGGATTGGCCGAGGTGTTGGGCGGAAAACTGGGGTTGGCCAAATCCACTTCGAATTTGAAGGGTGCCTGCTTCGAATTTTGCCTGCCCGTTGAAACTGATCGAAACTGA
- a CDS encoding glucosamine-6-phosphate deaminase, which produces MNEPFPPLRIYPDRPSAAAAAADHAARIIKDAIAQRGEARIIAATGASQIEFVEALVGTAGIDWSRVEMFHLDEYIGLSIEHPASFRRYLLERLIRPTGITRYHLLDGESDPAETCATVGRDLQSGPIDVVFAGIGENGHVAFNDPPANFTAEAPYLIVELDDACRRQQFSEGWFPTFDDVPRQAITLSVQQLLKTNAVITLVPDTRKAAAAARCLEGPISPDAPASILRQHPGNHFYFDEAGASELSDAFRAAHVLSS; this is translated from the coding sequence ATGAACGAACCGTTTCCTCCGCTGAGAATCTACCCGGATCGCCCGTCCGCCGCCGCTGCCGCCGCTGACCATGCTGCTCGAATTATCAAAGACGCCATCGCTCAACGCGGTGAAGCGCGCATCATTGCCGCCACGGGCGCATCCCAAATAGAGTTTGTGGAGGCCTTGGTTGGCACGGCCGGCATCGATTGGTCCCGGGTGGAGATGTTTCACCTCGACGAATACATCGGTCTTTCGATCGAGCATCCGGCGAGTTTTCGACGCTACCTGCTGGAGCGTCTGATTCGTCCCACCGGCATCACTCGCTATCATTTGCTCGACGGCGAATCCGACCCCGCCGAGACCTGCGCCACGGTGGGCCGGGACCTGCAGTCGGGTCCCATCGATGTGGTGTTTGCCGGCATCGGCGAGAACGGCCATGTCGCCTTCAACGACCCGCCCGCCAATTTTACGGCGGAAGCGCCTTACCTCATCGTGGAATTGGACGACGCCTGCCGTCGCCAGCAATTCAGCGAAGGCTGGTTCCCGACATTCGACGATGTTCCCCGCCAGGCGATTACGCTTTCCGTGCAACAGCTGCTCAAGACCAACGCCGTCATCACCCTCGTGCCCGATACGCGTAAGGCCGCCGCTGCCGCCCGCTGTCTGGAGGGGCCCATTTCACCGGATGCGCCCGCTTCGATTCTGCGACAACACCCCGGCAATCACTTCTATTTCGACGAAGCCGGCGCTTCGGAACTCAGTGACGCGTTCCGCGCAGCTCACGTCCTGTCGTCATGA